A section of the Jatrophihabitans sp. genome encodes:
- the rho gene encoding transcription termination factor Rho: MTDTQDQLNVLPGTESVDTGANNAAQERAKRRSGSLSSMLLPELQALAGSMGIATGKMRKSDLIAAIETAKRPQSSSSSAPVARQSEAEAAPTAQAAPTAQAAPTTRTRRSATRAATHVQSTASEQAPDSPPAQHGSPSGDGGQDTARGADSTGSEGPGSEGAGARQAERGRTREAGRGRESQTREANGREGQTREVNGREGQTREGQTREVNGREGQTREVNGREGQTREVNGREGQTREVNGRDSQTREGQTREANGRDSQTREANGREGQTREVNGREGQTREYQARDANGQEGQTRDGQARDGRDGNREFNGRDGNRNSNRDAGQRDRNQSGPNNSTDDDDEFGGRRPRRYRDRRGRTRDRVEAPSNGGRNDIEPTISDDDVLVPVAGIIDNVDDKGSWFIRVSGYFASSDDVYVANSHVRRYNLRRGDAVTGAVRQTREGERKEKFNPLVRLDTINGVDPELARNRVEFTKLTPLYPQERLRLETEPHILTTRVIDLVMPIGKGQRALIVSPPKAGKTMIMQAIANAIATNNPECHLMVVLIDERPEEVTDMQRSVKGEVIASTFDRRPQDHTMVAELSIERAKRLVEMGHDVVVLLDSITRLGRAYNLGAPASGRILSGGVDSTALYPPKRFLGAARNIEDGGSLTIIASALVETGSAGDTVIFEEFKGTGNAELRLDRKIADKRVYPAVDVDQSSTRKEEILLSPDELAVVIKLRRVLHALDPQQGIDLLLDRLRKTRTNIEFLMQIAKTTPGNDDR, translated from the coding sequence GTGACAGACACCCAGGACCAACTCAACGTCCTGCCCGGCACCGAGTCAGTAGACACCGGTGCCAATAACGCCGCCCAGGAGCGCGCCAAGCGCCGCTCCGGATCGCTGTCCTCGATGTTGCTTCCTGAGCTGCAGGCGCTGGCCGGCTCGATGGGCATTGCCACCGGCAAGATGCGCAAGAGCGACCTGATCGCCGCCATCGAGACCGCCAAGCGGCCCCAGAGCAGTTCCAGCAGCGCTCCCGTGGCCCGTCAGAGCGAGGCCGAGGCCGCCCCGACCGCCCAGGCCGCGCCGACCGCCCAGGCCGCGCCGACCACCCGTACCCGCCGCTCGGCCACCCGGGCTGCAACCCACGTCCAGTCCACGGCCTCGGAGCAGGCTCCTGACAGCCCGCCCGCCCAGCACGGCAGCCCGTCCGGCGACGGCGGGCAGGACACCGCACGCGGCGCGGACAGCACCGGCTCCGAGGGCCCCGGCTCCGAGGGCGCCGGCGCCCGCCAGGCCGAGCGCGGCCGGACCCGCGAAGCCGGCCGCGGTCGCGAGAGCCAGACCCGCGAGGCCAATGGCCGTGAGGGCCAGACCCGGGAAGTCAACGGTCGCGAGGGCCAGACCCGTGAGGGCCAGACCCGCGAGGTCAACGGCCGTGAGGGCCAGACCCGCGAGGTCAACGGCCGTGAGGGCCAGACCCGAGAAGTCAACGGTCGCGAGGGCCAGACCCGCGAGGTCAACGGTCGCGACAGCCAGACCCGTGAGGGCCAGACCCGCGAGGCCAACGGCCGCGACAGCCAGACCCGCGAGGCCAATGGCCGTGAGGGCCAGACCCGCGAGGTCAACGGCCGTGAGGGCCAGACCCGCGAGTACCAGGCCCGCGACGCCAACGGTCAGGAGGGCCAGACCCGCGACGGCCAGGCCCGCGACGGCAGGGACGGCAACCGTGAGTTCAACGGTCGCGACGGCAACCGCAACTCCAACCGCGACGCCGGCCAGCGTGACCGCAACCAGAGTGGTCCGAACAACAGCACTGACGACGACGACGAGTTCGGCGGCCGCCGACCGCGGCGCTACCGCGACCGTCGGGGTCGCACCCGTGACCGCGTCGAGGCGCCGAGCAATGGCGGTCGCAACGACATCGAGCCGACGATCTCCGACGACGACGTCCTGGTGCCGGTGGCCGGCATCATCGACAACGTCGATGACAAGGGCTCCTGGTTCATCCGGGTCAGCGGGTACTTCGCCAGCTCCGATGACGTCTACGTCGCCAACTCCCACGTCCGCCGCTACAACCTGCGGCGCGGCGACGCGGTCACCGGCGCGGTGCGCCAGACCCGCGAGGGTGAGCGCAAGGAGAAGTTCAACCCGCTGGTCCGGCTGGACACGATCAACGGCGTCGATCCCGAGCTTGCCCGTAACCGGGTCGAGTTCACCAAGCTCACCCCGCTGTACCCGCAGGAGCGGTTGCGGCTGGAGACCGAGCCGCACATCCTGACGACCCGGGTGATCGACCTGGTCATGCCGATCGGCAAGGGCCAGCGCGCGCTCATCGTCTCACCGCCCAAGGCGGGCAAGACCATGATCATGCAGGCGATCGCCAATGCCATCGCCACCAACAACCCTGAGTGCCATCTGATGGTCGTGCTGATCGACGAGCGGCCTGAAGAGGTCACCGACATGCAGCGCTCGGTCAAGGGCGAGGTCATCGCCTCGACCTTCGACCGGCGCCCGCAGGATCACACGATGGTCGCCGAGCTGTCCATCGAGCGGGCCAAGCGGCTGGTCGAGATGGGCCACGACGTCGTCGTGCTGCTCGACTCGATCACCCGGCTGGGCCGCGCGTACAACCTGGGCGCCCCGGCGTCGGGACGGATCCTGTCCGGCGGTGTCGACTCGACCGCGCTGTACCCGCCGAAGCGGTTCCTGGGCGCGGCCCGCAACATCGAGGACGGCGGCTCACTGACCATCATCGCCTCGGCGCTGGTCGAGACCGGCTCCGCCGGTGACACCGTGATCTTCGAGGAGTTCAAGGGCACCGGCAACGCCGAGCTGCGGCTGGACCGCAAGATCGCCGACAAGCGGGTCTACCCGGCCGTGGACGTGGACCAGTCCTCGACCCGTAAGGAAGAGATCCTGCTGTCACCTGACGAGCTGGCGGTGGTCATCAAGCTGCGCCGGGTGCTGCACGCCCTGGACCCGCAGCAGGGCATCGACCTGCTGCTGGACCGGCTGCGTAAGACCCGGACGAACATCGAGTTCCTGATGCAGATCGCCAAGACCACGCCGGGTAACGACGACCGCTGA
- a CDS encoding DUF305 domain-containing protein codes for MSTERPAAAEDQPLQAGRPLRRLLLAVLGVALLALASGLGYVAGHRSGASTPDASSVDAGFTWDMATHHRQAVTMAGYTRDHSTGVIRTLAYDIETSQFNQVGQMQGWLDAWGLPPQNPGTPESWMSHGHGMAMGPTGSDEPMAGMATQTEISKLQTLTGKPLEVYFLQLMLRHHQGGLAMAQYGADHASTPYVRNAAQKIARSQSAEVVLMERLLRERGASPLPPPA; via the coding sequence GTGAGCACCGAGCGCCCGGCAGCGGCTGAGGACCAGCCGCTGCAAGCGGGGCGGCCGCTGCGCAGGCTGCTGCTGGCCGTGCTGGGGGTGGCCCTGCTGGCGCTGGCCAGCGGTCTCGGCTACGTCGCCGGCCATCGCAGCGGCGCGTCCACGCCGGACGCGAGTTCGGTGGACGCCGGCTTCACCTGGGACATGGCCACCCACCACCGGCAGGCGGTGACGATGGCCGGTTACACCCGTGACCACAGCACCGGCGTGATCCGGACGCTGGCCTATGACATCGAGACCAGCCAGTTCAACCAGGTGGGTCAGATGCAGGGCTGGCTGGACGCCTGGGGGCTGCCGCCGCAGAACCCCGGGACGCCGGAGAGCTGGATGTCGCACGGGCACGGCATGGCGATGGGGCCGACCGGCTCGGACGAGCCGATGGCCGGGATGGCGACCCAGACAGAGATCAGCAAGCTGCAGACGCTGACCGGCAAGCCCCTGGAGGTCTACTTTCTGCAGCTGATGCTGCGCCACCACCAGGGCGGCCTGGCGATGGCGCAGTACGGCGCCGACCACGCCAGCACGCCTTACGTGCGCAACGCGGCGCAGAAGATCGCCCGGTCCCAGAGTGCGGAGGTCGTGCTGATGGAGCGGCTGCTGCGCGAGCGCGGCGCCAGCCCGCTGCCGCCGCCAGCCTGA
- a CDS encoding DUF3105 domain-containing protein — MTNPTKPASGGSKKNQPRKAGQRPAGSTASTDPAARAAAARAQSKKIVNQRQTPWGLIIATVLIVLLAVGVIGYAVSQNKKKSDERNPDKIAGIAHKSFTGGDHKAGPITYPESPPIGGAHSQIWADCDGTVYPNPIASENAVHSMEHGAVWITYKPGLPAEQLDVLTKLAAGKPYTLLTPYPGLKSNVSLQAWGYQLFLDSATDDRVERFIDALRQSQTNTPELGASCSNPAFKTNPSTPGKPAES; from the coding sequence ATGACCAATCCGACGAAGCCCGCGTCTGGTGGCTCCAAGAAGAACCAGCCCCGCAAGGCTGGTCAGCGTCCGGCCGGCAGCACCGCCAGCACCGACCCGGCGGCCCGAGCCGCGGCCGCCCGCGCCCAGTCCAAAAAGATCGTCAACCAGCGTCAGACGCCGTGGGGTCTGATCATCGCGACGGTGCTGATCGTGCTGCTCGCGGTCGGGGTGATCGGTTACGCCGTGAGCCAGAACAAGAAGAAGTCCGACGAGCGCAACCCGGACAAGATCGCCGGCATCGCGCACAAGAGCTTCACCGGCGGAGACCACAAGGCCGGCCCGATCACCTACCCCGAGTCCCCGCCGATAGGCGGGGCGCACTCCCAGATCTGGGCCGACTGCGACGGCACCGTCTACCCGAATCCGATCGCCAGCGAGAACGCGGTGCACAGCATGGAGCACGGCGCGGTCTGGATCACCTACAAGCCCGGCCTGCCCGCTGAGCAGCTCGATGTCCTGACCAAGCTGGCCGCGGGCAAGCCGTACACCCTGCTCACCCCCTACCCGGGGCTCAAGTCCAACGTCTCGCTGCAGGCCTGGGGCTACCAGCTGTTCCTGGACTCGGCCACCGACGATCGGGTCGAGCGCTTCATCGACGCGCTGCGGCAGAGCCAGACCAACACCCCCGAACTGGGCGCCAGCTGCAGCAACCCGGCCTTCAAGACCAACCCCAGCACGCCCGGCAAGCCGGCGGAGTCCTGA
- the thrC gene encoding threonine synthase: MAGRQYTSGPLATAWPGLIEAYRDRLPVTAHTPVVTLYEGGTPLVPAAELSALVNAEVYLKVEGANPTGSFKDRGMTVAISKAAEAGAKAVICASTGNTSASAAAYAVRAGMVCAVLVPQGKIALGKMAQALVHGARLLQVDGNFDDCLELARKLAVDYPVALVNSVNPDRIEGQKTAAFEICDLLGRAPDIHCIPVGNAGNITAYWKGYREYLADGLIEKAPAMHGFQAAGSAPIVLGKPVAKPITIATAIRIGNPASWLQAEAARDDSGGLIDSVTDKEILAAYRLLARKEAVFVEPASAASVAGLIKSAGAGRLRAGALVVCTVTGNGLKDPEWAISGAPAPVTIPVDGHAAAVELGLV, encoded by the coding sequence ATGGCCGGACGGCAGTACACCAGCGGCCCGCTGGCCACGGCGTGGCCCGGGCTCATCGAGGCCTACCGGGACCGGCTGCCGGTGACCGCCCACACGCCGGTGGTCACCCTCTACGAGGGCGGCACGCCGCTGGTGCCGGCCGCCGAGCTGTCGGCCCTGGTGAACGCCGAGGTGTACCTCAAGGTCGAAGGCGCCAATCCGACCGGCTCGTTCAAGGACCGGGGCATGACGGTGGCCATCTCCAAAGCGGCCGAGGCCGGGGCCAAGGCGGTGATCTGCGCCTCGACCGGAAACACCTCCGCCTCGGCGGCGGCCTACGCGGTGCGCGCCGGCATGGTGTGCGCGGTGCTGGTCCCGCAAGGCAAGATCGCGCTGGGCAAGATGGCGCAGGCGCTGGTGCACGGCGCCAGGTTGCTGCAGGTGGACGGCAATTTCGACGACTGCCTGGAACTGGCTCGCAAGCTCGCGGTCGATTACCCGGTGGCGCTGGTCAACTCGGTGAACCCGGACCGGATCGAGGGCCAGAAGACCGCCGCCTTCGAGATCTGCGACCTGCTCGGCCGGGCGCCTGACATCCACTGCATCCCGGTCGGCAACGCCGGCAACATCACCGCCTACTGGAAGGGCTACCGGGAGTACCTGGCCGACGGCCTGATCGAGAAAGCCCCTGCGATGCATGGGTTTCAAGCCGCGGGGTCCGCTCCGATCGTGCTCGGCAAGCCGGTGGCCAAGCCGATCACCATCGCCACCGCGATCCGGATCGGCAACCCGGCCTCGTGGCTGCAGGCCGAAGCCGCGCGGGACGACTCAGGCGGGCTGATCGACTCGGTGACCGACAAGGAGATCCTGGCGGCTTACCGGTTGCTGGCGCGCAAAGAAGCGGTGTTCGTGGAGCCGGCGTCCGCGGCCAGCGTCGCCGGGCTCATCAAGTCCGCCGGCGCCGGCCGGCTGCGGGCTGGCGCCCTGGTGGTCTGCACCGTCACCGGCAATGGCCTCAAGGACCCCGAGTGGGCCATCTCGGGAGCGCCGGCGCCGGTGACGATCCCTGTTGACGGCCATGCCGCGGCGGTCGAGCTCGGGCTGGTGTGA
- a CDS encoding homoserine dehydrogenase has product MSQPRPIRVALLGCGVVGAAVARLLKEQSAELAARVGAPLELAGIAVRRPNRHSGVDPALLTTDAAALVARDDIDIVIEVIGGIEPARSLVLSALKSGKSVVSANKALLAEDGASLHAAASANGLDLYYEAAVAGAIPLLRPLRESLAGDRITRVIGIVNGTTNYILSRMTASGSGFSEALAEATALGYAEADPSADVDGFDAAAKAAILGGLAFHTRITAADVHREGISDVSAADVASAAAMGCTVKLLAICERSGSQAQPSVAVRVHPAMIPSSHPLAGVGEAFNAVYVEAQAAGSLMFYGRGAGGEPTASAVLGDLVAVARNRLSGSRGAGESAYADLAIQPIGEVSTRYHVALDVADRPGVLASVAGAFADNGVSIQTVRQEGRGDAATLVLVTHVAPDAALAATVRRLAAYDFIGRVRSVMRVEGLPSD; this is encoded by the coding sequence GTGAGCCAGCCGCGTCCGATCCGCGTCGCCCTGCTGGGCTGTGGCGTAGTGGGCGCCGCGGTGGCCCGGCTGCTGAAAGAGCAGTCGGCCGAACTCGCCGCCCGGGTGGGGGCGCCGCTGGAGCTGGCAGGCATCGCGGTCCGCCGGCCCAACCGGCACAGCGGCGTCGACCCGGCGTTGCTGACCACCGACGCCGCGGCGCTGGTGGCCCGCGACGACATCGACATCGTCATCGAGGTGATCGGCGGGATCGAGCCCGCCCGCAGCTTGGTGCTGAGCGCTCTGAAGTCCGGCAAGAGCGTGGTCAGCGCCAACAAGGCGCTGCTGGCCGAAGACGGGGCCAGCCTGCACGCCGCGGCCAGCGCCAACGGCCTGGACCTGTACTACGAGGCGGCCGTCGCCGGGGCCATCCCGTTGCTGCGACCGCTGCGGGAGTCCCTGGCCGGTGACCGGATCACCCGGGTGATCGGCATCGTCAACGGCACGACCAACTACATCCTGTCCCGGATGACGGCCAGCGGCTCCGGCTTCTCCGAGGCGCTGGCCGAGGCGACCGCGCTCGGCTATGCCGAGGCCGATCCCAGCGCCGACGTCGACGGCTTCGACGCCGCCGCCAAGGCCGCGATCCTGGGCGGCCTGGCCTTCCACACCCGGATCACCGCCGCTGACGTGCACCGCGAGGGGATCAGCGACGTCAGCGCGGCCGACGTGGCCAGCGCCGCGGCGATGGGTTGCACCGTCAAGCTGCTGGCGATCTGCGAACGAAGCGGCTCGCAGGCCCAGCCGTCGGTCGCGGTGCGGGTTCACCCGGCGATGATCCCCAGCTCGCACCCGCTGGCCGGCGTCGGCGAGGCCTTCAACGCCGTCTATGTCGAGGCCCAGGCCGCCGGCTCGCTGATGTTCTACGGCCGCGGCGCCGGTGGCGAGCCGACCGCCAGCGCCGTGCTCGGCGACCTCGTGGCGGTGGCCCGCAACCGGCTCAGCGGCAGCCGCGGGGCCGGTGAGAGCGCCTACGCAGACCTCGCCATCCAGCCGATCGGCGAGGTGTCGACCCGCTATCACGTCGCCTTGGACGTCGCTGACCGGCCCGGGGTGCTGGCCTCGGTGGCGGGGGCGTTCGCCGACAACGGGGTCAGCATCCAGACGGTGCGCCAGGAGGGACGTGGCGACGCGGCCACACTCGTGCTGGTCACTCACGTCGCGCCAGACGCGGCGCTGGCCGCGACGGTCCGGCGGTTGGCCGCCTACGATTTCATTGGCAGGGTGCGCAGCGTGATGCGGGTGGAGGGTTTGCCGTCGGACTGA
- the thrB gene encoding homoserine kinase: MPAPFSAATVAVRVPATSANLGPGYDSFGLALSCYDEVRARVSGAGLDVRVAGAGAGTLALDEGHLVVQAMRAAFDLLGAQPPGLALECANAIPHGRGMGSSAAAIVSGIELARGLSLDGRARLSEVEALALAAEIEGHPDNVAACLLGGLSIAWSSGGRGNGVRAASADQLAATGVRPVLFIPAEQSETKAARAVLPAQVPHADAAFNAGRAGLLVLALTSRPELLLAGTEDRLHQGYRAAGMPASAGLVRALRQRGVAAVFSGAGSSVLALATAEQAGPAAELAPPGWECAALTFSAGARTALL; encoded by the coding sequence ATGCCCGCGCCGTTCAGCGCCGCCACCGTCGCCGTGCGCGTGCCGGCCACCAGCGCCAACCTCGGGCCCGGTTATGACAGCTTCGGGCTGGCGCTCAGCTGTTATGACGAGGTGCGGGCTCGGGTCAGCGGCGCCGGCCTGGACGTCCGGGTCGCCGGCGCCGGCGCCGGCACGCTCGCGCTGGACGAGGGGCACCTGGTCGTCCAGGCGATGCGGGCCGCCTTCGACCTGCTTGGCGCCCAGCCGCCGGGGCTGGCGCTGGAGTGCGCCAACGCCATCCCGCACGGCCGTGGCATGGGTTCCTCGGCGGCGGCCATCGTCAGCGGCATCGAGCTGGCCCGGGGCCTGAGCCTCGACGGCCGGGCACGCCTGAGCGAGGTCGAGGCCCTTGCCCTGGCCGCCGAGATCGAGGGCCACCCCGACAACGTCGCCGCGTGCCTGCTCGGTGGGCTGAGCATCGCCTGGTCCTCCGGCGGCCGGGGCAACGGCGTGCGGGCTGCGAGCGCCGATCAGCTGGCCGCCACCGGGGTCCGGCCGGTGCTGTTCATCCCGGCCGAGCAGTCGGAGACCAAGGCTGCCCGGGCGGTGTTGCCAGCGCAGGTGCCGCACGCCGACGCGGCCTTCAACGCCGGCCGGGCGGGCCTGCTGGTGCTCGCGCTGACCAGCCGCCCCGAGCTCCTGCTGGCGGGCACCGAGGACCGGCTGCACCAGGGTTACCGGGCCGCGGGCATGCCGGCCAGCGCCGGCCTGGTGAGGGCGCTGCGACAGCGTGGCGTCGCCGCAGTCTTCTCGGGCGCCGGTTCCTCGGTGCTGGCGCTTGCCACCGCCGAGCAGGCCGGGCCGGCTGCTGAGCTGGCGCCACCCGGCTGGGAGTGCGCCGCGCTGACCTTCTCCGCAGGCGCGCGGACTGCCCTGCTGTGA
- the argS gene encoding arginine--tRNA ligase: protein MTPDELSSALRSAVERAVSSGAFSAEPPAEIVIDRPKNRAHGDYASNIAMRLAKAAGRPPREVAEAIAKALLDVEGIAAVDVAGPGFLNITLDSASLGSLARTIVEQGGVYGRSSTLAGQKVNLEFVSANPTGPVHIGGVRWAAVGDSLARVLQASGAEVSREYYFNDHGAQVDRFARSLLAAALGEPVPEDGYAGAYIAEIADRVLASHPEAATLPREQAQELFRGVGVELMFAEIKQSLHDFGVDFDVYFHENSLHDSGAVQRAVARLREQGRIFEADGAIWLRTTDFGDDKDRVVIKSDGEAAYIAGDLAYYLDKRERGFNRVIIMLGADHHGYVGRLMAMCACFGDVPGVNLQVLIGQMVNLVKDGKPVRMGKRAGNVITLEDLVDAVGVDAARYQLARSSADSTLDIDLDLLTRATNENPVHYVQYAHARTVNVVKNAAAVGIDLDVFEPNLLTHETETALLTSLGEFPRVVAQAAELREPHRVARYLEALSGEFHRWYDSCRVLPKGDEQITDLNRTRLWLDVATRTVLANGLSMLGVSAPERK, encoded by the coding sequence GTGACCCCAGACGAGCTCAGCTCCGCCCTTCGGAGCGCTGTCGAGCGCGCCGTCTCCTCCGGCGCGTTCAGCGCCGAACCGCCCGCCGAGATCGTCATCGACCGTCCGAAGAACCGGGCGCACGGTGACTACGCCAGCAACATCGCGATGCGGCTGGCCAAGGCCGCCGGACGCCCGCCCCGTGAGGTGGCCGAGGCGATCGCCAAGGCGTTGCTGGACGTCGAGGGCATCGCCGCCGTCGACGTCGCCGGCCCCGGCTTTCTCAACATCACCCTGGACAGCGCCAGCCTGGGCAGCCTTGCCCGCACGATCGTCGAGCAGGGCGGCGTCTACGGGCGCTCGTCGACCCTGGCAGGGCAGAAGGTCAACCTCGAGTTCGTCTCGGCCAACCCGACCGGGCCGGTGCACATCGGCGGCGTCCGGTGGGCGGCCGTGGGTGACTCACTGGCCCGGGTGCTGCAGGCCAGCGGCGCCGAGGTGAGCCGGGAGTACTACTTCAACGACCACGGCGCCCAGGTCGACCGCTTCGCCCGGTCGTTGCTGGCAGCCGCGCTCGGCGAGCCGGTTCCCGAGGACGGCTACGCCGGCGCCTACATCGCCGAGATCGCCGACCGGGTCCTGGCCAGTCACCCGGAGGCGGCCACTCTGCCGCGCGAGCAGGCCCAGGAGCTGTTCCGCGGCGTCGGGGTCGAGCTGATGTTCGCCGAGATCAAGCAGAGCCTGCACGACTTCGGGGTGGACTTCGACGTCTACTTCCACGAGAACTCACTGCACGATTCCGGCGCGGTGCAGCGGGCGGTGGCCCGGCTGCGCGAGCAGGGCCGGATCTTCGAGGCCGACGGCGCGATCTGGCTGCGGACCACCGACTTCGGCGACGACAAGGACCGGGTCGTCATCAAGAGCGACGGTGAGGCCGCCTACATCGCCGGTGACCTGGCCTACTACCTCGACAAGCGCGAGCGCGGCTTCAACCGGGTGATCATCATGCTGGGCGCTGACCACCACGGCTATGTCGGCCGGCTGATGGCGATGTGCGCCTGCTTCGGCGACGTGCCGGGGGTCAACCTGCAGGTCTTGATCGGGCAGATGGTGAACCTGGTCAAGGACGGCAAGCCGGTCCGGATGGGCAAGCGCGCGGGCAACGTGATCACCCTGGAGGACCTCGTCGACGCGGTCGGAGTGGACGCCGCCCGCTACCAGCTGGCCCGCTCGTCGGCTGACTCCACGCTCGACATCGACCTCGACCTGCTGACCCGGGCCACCAACGAGAACCCGGTGCACTACGTGCAGTACGCCCACGCCCGGACGGTCAACGTGGTCAAGAACGCGGCGGCGGTCGGCATCGATCTCGACGTCTTCGAGCCGAACCTGCTGACCCACGAGACCGAGACGGCGCTGCTGACCTCGCTGGGTGAGTTCCCCAGGGTGGTCGCCCAGGCCGCCGAGCTGCGCGAGCCGCACCGGGTCGCCCGTTACCTCGAGGCGCTGTCGGGGGAGTTCCACCGCTGGTACGACTCGTGCCGGGTGCTGCCCAAGGGCGACGAGCAGATCACCGACCTCAACCGCACCCGGCTCTGGCTCGATGTCGCGACCAGGACGGTGCTGGCCAACGGCCTGTCGATGCTCGGGGTGTCAGCCCCCGAGCGCAAGTGA
- the lysA gene encoding diaminopimelate decarboxylase, whose amino-acid sequence MSRSAHPAGPSHGHPVASVDPVVAPLDLAALNPRVWSANVDRLAGELMVAGLSATELAAEHGTPVFVLDTDDLRRRARSYATAFQGGDVYYAGKAFLCTAVAGMIAEEGLGIDVCTAGELVLALRAGVDPDRLALHGNNKSVQELRLAVESGVGRIVLDSHYEIDRLAELAAEAGACPRVLIRVTVGVEAHTHAFIATAHEDQKFGFSLTAGQAEAAVARVLSHRQLRLVGLHSHIGSQIFDTGGFEVAAHRVVSLLARIRDSHGLELPEIDLGGGQGIAYVDGDDPQSAADVAARLREIVERECGLAGLAVPRLSVEPGRAIIGPSMLTLYEVGTVKPIELDGGLVRNYVSVDGGMSDNIRTALYDADYTVVLANRLSSAAPQLSRVVGKHCESGDIVVRDCWLPADVAPGDLLAVAATGAYCYAMASNYNRVPRPPVVAVTGSQSQVIVRRETLEQLMANDVGWDPAVSRVDSSVVVGG is encoded by the coding sequence ATGAGTCGATCAGCCCACCCGGCCGGACCCAGCCACGGGCACCCCGTCGCCAGCGTGGACCCGGTGGTGGCGCCGCTGGACCTGGCGGCGCTCAACCCGCGGGTCTGGTCGGCCAATGTCGACCGGCTGGCCGGCGAGCTGATGGTCGCCGGCCTGAGCGCCACCGAGCTGGCCGCCGAGCACGGCACTCCGGTGTTCGTCCTGGACACCGACGACCTGCGCCGGCGGGCCCGGTCCTACGCCACGGCGTTCCAGGGCGGTGACGTCTACTACGCGGGAAAGGCCTTTCTGTGCACGGCTGTCGCCGGCATGATCGCCGAAGAGGGCCTGGGGATCGACGTGTGCACCGCCGGCGAACTGGTCCTCGCGCTGCGAGCCGGCGTCGACCCGGACCGGCTGGCGCTGCACGGCAACAACAAGTCGGTCCAGGAGCTGCGGCTGGCGGTCGAGTCCGGGGTCGGCCGGATCGTGCTGGACAGCCATTACGAGATCGACCGGCTCGCCGAGCTGGCCGCTGAGGCGGGAGCCTGCCCCCGGGTGCTGATCAGGGTGACCGTCGGGGTCGAGGCGCACACCCACGCGTTCATCGCCACTGCCCATGAGGATCAGAAATTCGGCTTCTCGCTGACCGCCGGCCAGGCCGAGGCCGCGGTGGCCCGGGTGCTGAGCCATCGCCAGCTGCGGCTGGTCGGACTGCACTCCCACATCGGCTCGCAGATCTTCGACACCGGCGGTTTCGAGGTCGCCGCCCACCGGGTGGTCAGCCTGCTGGCCAGGATCCGGGACTCCCACGGCCTCGAGCTGCCCGAGATCGACCTCGGCGGCGGCCAGGGGATCGCCTACGTCGACGGCGATGACCCCCAGTCCGCTGCCGACGTCGCGGCCCGGCTGCGTGAGATCGTCGAGCGCGAGTGCGGCCTGGCCGGACTGGCCGTGCCCCGGCTGTCGGTCGAGCCTGGCCGGGCGATCATCGGCCCGTCGATGCTGACCCTGTACGAGGTGGGCACCGTCAAGCCGATCGAGCTCGACGGCGGCCTGGTGCGCAACTACGTCTCGGTCGACGGTGGGATGAGCGACAACATCCGCACCGCTCTCTATGACGCCGACTACACCGTGGTGCTGGCCAACCGGCTCAGCAGCGCCGCGCCGCAGCTGTCCAGGGTGGTCGGCAAGCACTGCGAGAGCGGCGACATCGTGGTGCGCGACTGCTGGCTGCCCGCCGACGTGGCGCCGGGCGATCTGCTGGCGGTCGCCGCGACCGGCGCCTACTGCTACGCGATGGCCAGCAATTACAACCGCGTCCCGCGCCCGCCGGTGGTGGCTGTGACCGGCTCGCAGTCTCAGGTGATCGTGCGCCGGGAGACCCTTGAGCAGCTGATGGCCAACGACGTCGGCTGGGACCCGGCCGTCTCTCGGGTCGACAGCTCCGTCGTGGTCGGTGGATGA